A single genomic interval of Trichosurus vulpecula isolate mTriVul1 chromosome 6, mTriVul1.pri, whole genome shotgun sequence harbors:
- the LOC118854445 gene encoding putative olfactory receptor 5AK3, with amino-acid sequence MIQGNGTRVTEFFLLGFAVDQELQHILFLVFLVIYITSLVGNVGMILLIKCDARLHTPMYFFLQNLAFVDLCYTSAITPKMLVNFLVTDKSISFSGCVIQLYVYGTFATIECYLLAAMAVDRYVAICNPLRYPIVMSHKACVQLVTGSYVVGSLNSTIHTGFLFSLSFCNSNTINHFFCDLPPILAISCSNIDVNIMLIIILVGFNLLSTLLVVFFSYIYILAAILRMPSAAGRHKAFSTCASHLTAVTIFYGTLFYMYLQPSSNESQENDKVASVFYGIIIPMLNPLIYSLRNKEVKEAMKVFIKSCS; translated from the coding sequence ATGATCCAAGGCAATGGCACCAGAGTGACTGAGTTCTTTCTATTGGGATTTGCAGTTGACCAAGAACTGCAGCACATCCTCTTCCTTGTCTTTCTGGTCATCTACATAACATCTCTAGTGGGCAACGTTGGTATGATTCTGCTCATCAAGTGTGATGCCCGCCTTCACACtcccatgtattttttcctccaaaacttGGCTTTTGTTGACCTCTGTTACACATCTGCTATCACTCCCAAGATGTTAGTAAACTTTCTGGTCACAGATAAATCTATTTCATTCTCAGGGTGTGTGATACAATTATATGTTTATGGTACATTTGCCACAATTGAATGTTACCTTCTGGCTGCCATGGCTGTAGATCGTTACGTGGCCATCTGCAACCCACTCCGTTATCCTATAGTCATGTCCCATAAGGCCTGCGTCCAGCTGGTCACTGGATCCTATGTTGTGGGTTCCCTGAATTCCACCATACACACAGGATTTCTCTTTTCATTGTCCTTCTGCAATTCCAACACCATCAATCACTTCTTTTGTGATTTACCCCCAATCCTGGCCATCTCCTGCTCTAATATTGATGTTAACATTATGTTGATAATCATCTTGGTGGGCTTTAATCTGCTGAGCACATTGCTGGTAGTGTTCTTCTCCTACATTTACATTCTGGCTGCTATCTTGAGGATGCCCTCTGCTGCAGGGAGGCACAAAGCCTTCTCTACTTGTGCCTCCCACCTGACTGCTGTCACCATTTTCTATGGAACACTCTTTTACATGTATTTACAGCCTTCTTCCAATGAGTCACAAGAGAATGATAAAGTGGCCTCTGTGTTTTATGGTATCATCATACCCATGTTGAACCCTCTGATCTACAGTCTGAGGAACAAGGAGGTAAAAGAGGCAATGAAAGTTTTCATAAAGAGTTGTTCATGA